Proteins from one Parasteatoda tepidariorum isolate YZ-2023 chromosome 4, CAS_Ptep_4.0, whole genome shotgun sequence genomic window:
- the LOC107440171 gene encoding uncharacterized protein: MKFYILLAGVVGSFIGIQGQNIRLREALLRSGDYLNDVDGDNIPGQAGLDYPVHASVPEGTSFRCSDYDYAGYFGDVEAGCQAYHVCFPDGRNASFLCVNGTIFHQRFFVCDWWFHFECGKAPNMYELNLYRKIPLPVLPPVQRKPFVRPTNPPPNSLPGPIPQPRSNSVSQNPNPSPRNPKRLDIDNPKTDRTQGKDKNKWNKDREPPNSRRTFTNSSLSVGIKMNDQCYCDCPANQPENHLSPAVIYL, translated from the exons atgaaattttacattttattagcag gtgtAGTGGGAAGTTTTATAGGCATTCAG GGTCAAAATATTCGCTTGCGTGAAGCACTTCTGAGATCAGGTGATTATCTGAACGATGTTGATGGGGATAACATACCAGGGCAAGCTGGATTAGATTATCCAGTACATGCTTCAGTACCTGAAGGAACAAGCTTCCGATGTTCTGATTATGATTATGCTGGATATTTTGGAGACGTTGAAGCTGGGTGTCAG gCCTACCACGTTTGCTTTCCAGATGGGCGGAACGCCAGCTTTCTTTGTGTGAATGGAACTATTTTTCACCAGCGATTTTTCGTTTGTGATTGGTGGTTCCATTTCGAATGTGGTAAAGCACCAAATATGTATGAATTGAATCTATACCGCAAAATACCCCTTCCTGTCCTGCCACCGGTGCAAAGGAAGCCATTTGTAAGACCAACAAATCCTCCGCCGAACTCTTTGCCAGGACCCATTCCACAACCCAGATCAAACTCGGTTTCTCAAAATCCTAATCCTTCACCACgg aatcCCAAGAGACTGGATATAGATAATCCAAAAACCGATAGAACCCAAGGAAAAGATAAGAACAAATGGAATAAAGACAGAGAACCGCCAAATTCTCGCCGAACTTTCACCAACTCCTCATTGAGCGTTGGGATAAAAATGAATGATCAATGCTACTGTGATTGTCCAGCCAACCAACCAGAAAATCATCTTTCTCCGGCCGTCATATACCTTTAA